Proteins co-encoded in one Brassica rapa cultivar Chiifu-401-42 chromosome A02, CAAS_Brap_v3.01, whole genome shotgun sequence genomic window:
- the LOC103854360 gene encoding dihomomethionine N-hydroxylase-like, whose protein sequence is MSMSIINPSSFTLVIFSFTLVLALAMLFLIVKKPKEQLPPGPRGWPIIGNLFHMIMNRPVHVWIHRSMEDMQTEIACFRFARVRVITVTSSEIAREVLREKDEALADRSESYSSNLISHGYKEIVFSSYGENWKLMKKMMTTKLMSPTTLNKTLGDRTLEADNIVTYVFNLPQPGCINVRDIALTYCHAVMMRMMFGQRHFDVAAEDGGLGPKEKEHMDAIYRALDCFFSFNVTDYLPFLRGWNIDNEEEEVREAVDILNRCNDPIIHERMHSWRNKGGKETEEDWLDILITLKDDQGMPLFTFDEIRAQCKDINVATIDNTMNNVEWTIAEMLNNPGILEKATTELDVVVGKDRLVQESDIPQLNYIKACSRVSFRLHPANAFMPPHGARQDTTLAGYFVPKGSQILVSRLGLGRNPNIWDEPNVFKPERHLSGHVGNSMDVTLMEPEMRLLQGFEWTLPNDKSQVELVPADSNLFMAKPLLACAKPRLAPTLYPKIQV, encoded by the exons ATGAGCATGAGTATCATTAATCCATCTAGTTTCACACTTGTTATATTTTCCTTTACGTTGGTCTTGGCTCTCGCTATGCTTTTCTTGATAGTCAAGAAACCTAAAGAGCAGCTTCCTCCGGGCCCACGGGGATGGCCGATCATAGGGAACTTGTTCCATATGATCATGAACCGACCGGTTCATGTGTGGATCCACCGTTCCATGGAGGATATGCAAACGGAGATAGCTTGCTTCCGCTTCGCCCGGGTCCGCGTCATCACCGTAACCTCAAGCGAGATCGCCCGAGAAGTGCTTAGAGAAAAAGACGAGGCTCTTGCAGACAGATCAGAGTCGTACTCGAGCAATCTTATTAGCCATGGCTACAAAGAAATTGTTTTCTCTTCCTACGGAGAGAATTGGAAGCTGATGAAGAAAATGATGACCACAAAACTAATGTCTCCGACAACGTTGAACAAAACCCTCGGTGATAGAACACTAGAAGCGGATAATATCGTCACGTATGTTTTTAATCTCCCCCAACCAGGGTGCATTAACGTGAGAGATATTGCCTTAACGTATTGCCATGCcgtgatgatgaggatgatgttTGGCCAGAGGCATTTTGATGTAGCCGCTGAGGACGGAGGTCTCGGGCCAAAAGAGAAAGAGCATATGGACGCAATTTACCGAGCTCTAGATTGTTTTTTCAGCTTTAATGTAACGGATTACTTACCTTTTCTTAGAGGATGGAACATCGAtaacgaggaggaggaggtcaGAGAAGCGGTTGATATCCTCAACAGATGCAACGACCCGATCATCCACGAGAGAATGCATTCGTGGAGGAACAAAGGCGGTAAAGAGACTGAAGAAGATTGGCTCGATATTCTCATCACCCTTAAAGATGACCAAGGAATGCCTTTGTTCACATTTGATGAGATTAGGGCTCAGTGCAAG GATATCAATGTTGCAACAATTGATAATACGATGAATAATGTGGAGTGGACGATAGCAGAGATGTTGAATAATCCTGGGATTCTTGAGAAAGCCACTACTGAATTGGACGTGGTAGTTGGTAAAGACAGACTTGTGCAAGAATCAGACATACCACAACTCAACTACATCAAAGCTTGTAGTAGAGTATCTTTCCGGCTTCACCCAGCTAATGCCTTCATGCCTCCGCACGGAGCCCGACAAGATACTACTCTTGCTGGTTATTTCGTTCCCAAAG GTAGTCAAATTCTTGTGAGCCGTCTAGGGCTTGGTCGCAATCCTAATATATGGGACGAGCCTAACGTGTTCAAGCCAGAACGCCACCTTTCTGGCCATGTTGGAAACTCAATGGACGTGACTTTGATGGAGCCTGAGATGAG GCTTCTTCAGGGGTTCGAATGGACCCTCCCTAATGACAAAAGTCAAGTCGAGCTTGTTCCAGCGGACAGTAACTTGTTCATGGCCAAACCTCTACTCGCATGTGCGAAACCAAGGTTGGCTCCAACTTTATATCCGAAAATACAGGTCTAA